The genomic stretch TTTCGAGCGTTAGTCGTAATGCTTTTGCCAGCGCAACATTCCCAGCTAAATTTTCTGTTCCACTGCGGTAGCCCATTTCCTGCCCACCACCAAGAATTTCTGAATGCAAATGCACATTTTTTCGTTTAAAAAGTATTCCGGTTCCACGTAGAGCATGAAATTTATGCCCTGAAAAAGTGAGCAAATCAATAGCATTCTCATTAAGTGCAAGTGGTATTTTTCCGATACCTTGAACGAAATCTACATGAAAGAAAGTATGTTCAAGCAATTTTAGCATTTCGCCAATTTCGTGCAGTGGTTGGATGCTTCCCACCTCATTGTTCACGCCCATAATAGACACTAAAATCGTTTCATCTGTGAGTGCAGCTTTCAATGCTTCCATCTTGATGACGCCGTTTTTATCTACTGGTAAATACGTGACAGTAAAACCTTCCTGCTCAAGTTCTTCCATTACCATACGAACAGAAGGATGCTCGATGCTAGAGGTAACAATATGTTTCCCGCGATTTTGGTAACTATAAACGAGCCCTTTAATCGCCAAATTATTCCCCTCTGTGCCACCAGATGTAAAAATAATTTCTTCTGGCAAAGCGCTCACCATCGCAGCGATTTGTTTTCTTGATGCATCAAGCAGCTCTTTCGACTTAGCACCAAAACGATGCAGCGAAGAAGGATTAGCAAAATAATTACTCGCTACCTTTGTATATGTTTCAAGTACGGCCGCATTTGGCTTTGTTGTCGCACTATTATCGAAATAAATCATAAAAACTAAATTCTCCTCCCCAATATTCCACTCTCCATTTTATCATAATTCCAACACTTTCCAACTACTATTTTCATAAAAAAACAGGATTCCTATTATAAAAATAGAAATACCTGTTTTTACGTTTTTATTCAATATCGTCGACGCTTACTTTTGATTCATACGCTTTTTCGACTTTTTTAAATGCTCCTGTTTCCACTTTTTCCAGCGCGGTTACAGCAATTTCTAATGCTTTTTTATACTGATAATCATTGTAGAAATGGTTTTCTGCTTGAACGAGTTCATCTGCAAGTTCTTTGTTACGCAATCGATAGCGGTTAGCATATTGGATAACATGCTCAACTAAGCGAACATTTTCCATCATTTCCTCGGCTTTTTCAGTTAAATGAGTTAAATCTTCTTCTGCAATACGCCAATTTTGGCTTACTGCTTTCATATTTAGCGGTTTCTCTTCCAAACGTTTCTCAAGCGCATTAATGGATTCCCCCATATGCTCTCGTAGCGATAAATACTCTTCTGGAAGACCTGGCAAACGTTCTCGTTCCATTTTGCGATCTAGTGTAATAATTGCACGACGCATCCGTTCAGCATCATCACGCGCTTCTAGT from Listeria monocytogenes ATCC 19117 encodes the following:
- a CDS encoding cysteine desulfurase family protein — protein: MIYFDNSATTKPNAAVLETYTKVASNYFANPSSLHRFGAKSKELLDASRKQIAAMVSALPEEIIFTSGGTEGNNLAIKGLVYSYQNRGKHIVTSSIEHPSVRMVMEELEQEGFTVTYLPVDKNGVIKMEALKAALTDETILVSIMGVNNEVGSIQPLHEIGEMLKLLEHTFFHVDFVQGIGKIPLALNENAIDLLTFSGHKFHALRGTGILFKRKNVHLHSEILGGGQEMGYRSGTENLAGNVALAKALRLTLENEPRKEALIEIRDYLLTEIAQMSDMTVHTKQSVAAPHIVCFSAKGHRGEILVHALEKEDIYISTTSACSSKQKLASSTLKAMGVTDEEATGAVRVSLSYENRLSEAKIFIQKLQEIIENLNKVVK